In Frondihabitans sp. PAMC 28766, a genomic segment contains:
- a CDS encoding ATP-dependent helicase — translation MTIVLEPFDNSSDGAPSRAGGPGPGGAQNDRLTAGLNPQQKEAVEYRGQSLLIVAGAGSGKTSVLTRRIAGLIDSREAWPSQILAITFTNKAAAEMRERVAALIGQSSEGMWISTFHSACVRILRREAEQFGFTKSFTIYDSADSRALLKRILKELDADSLGFTVSQAAGKISKLKNELSDVESYSRQINMGDPQEVMFLEIFRQYTRELQRANAFDFDDLIAQTVYLFRAFPHVAAVYQRRFRHILVDEYQDTNHAQYSLIRELTRPVETDLVDDLERGGQFVQTLRDGSGRIPGASLTVVGDSDQSIYAFRGADIRNITEFEHDFPHSKVILLEQNYRSTQNILDAANAVIANNFDRQAKNLFTTVGTGDKIVGFTGYTGHDEAQFVADEITALHESGTAYKDVAVFYRTNSQTRALEEIFIRSAIPYRVLGGTKFYERAEIKDAMAYLIAVANPADPMALRRIMNTPKRGIGPATETALQRWADQNETTLRDAMRHASELGLGPKVTGAITGLAKLLDDVSATAATDPVHDILAALIEGSGLVTALRASRDPQDEARAENIDELVAVTREFQKNNPDGVLLDFLTEVTLVAAADDLDDTSGTVSLMTLHTAKGLEYDAVFLTGVEEDLLPHRMSASEPGGPSEERRLFYVGITRAKKRLFLSLAMTRAQFGEVNVAMPSRYLQEIPAELIDWKQSPGMANSRGGTQPRALNARRDGGIGGDSGGFGGRPRAASGYGSGSYDRATAASKTKPKTEWANRVTGTVRDNGDLELDAGDRISHVDFGEGRVVAVTGVGPRRIAEVQFDTAGRKKLLIKVAPIEKI, via the coding sequence ATGACGATCGTTCTCGAGCCCTTCGACAACTCCTCCGACGGCGCGCCCTCGCGGGCCGGCGGGCCCGGGCCCGGCGGGGCTCAGAACGACCGGCTGACGGCGGGCCTCAACCCCCAGCAGAAAGAGGCGGTCGAATACCGCGGGCAATCGCTGCTGATCGTCGCGGGTGCGGGCTCGGGCAAGACCAGCGTGCTGACGCGGCGCATCGCGGGCCTCATCGACTCGCGCGAGGCGTGGCCGAGCCAGATCCTCGCCATCACCTTCACCAACAAGGCGGCGGCCGAGATGCGAGAGCGCGTGGCGGCGCTGATCGGGCAGTCGTCGGAGGGCATGTGGATCTCGACGTTCCACTCGGCCTGCGTTCGCATCCTGCGCCGTGAGGCCGAGCAGTTCGGCTTCACCAAGAGCTTCACGATCTACGACTCCGCCGATTCGCGCGCCCTGCTCAAGCGCATCCTGAAAGAGCTCGACGCCGACTCCCTCGGCTTCACCGTCAGCCAGGCCGCCGGCAAGATCTCCAAGCTCAAGAACGAGCTGAGCGATGTCGAGTCGTACTCGCGCCAGATCAACATGGGCGACCCGCAAGAGGTCATGTTCCTCGAGATCTTCCGTCAATACACGCGTGAGCTACAGCGTGCCAACGCCTTCGACTTCGACGACCTCATCGCGCAGACCGTCTACCTCTTCAGAGCCTTCCCGCACGTGGCGGCCGTCTACCAGCGCCGCTTCCGTCACATCCTGGTCGACGAATACCAAGACACCAACCACGCGCAGTACTCCCTCATTCGCGAGCTGACCCGGCCTGTCGAAACCGATCTGGTCGACGACCTCGAGCGCGGCGGGCAGTTCGTGCAGACTCTCCGCGATGGCAGCGGCAGGATCCCGGGCGCCTCGCTCACCGTCGTCGGCGACTCCGACCAGTCGATCTACGCCTTCCGCGGGGCGGACATCCGCAACATCACCGAGTTCGAGCACGACTTCCCGCACTCGAAGGTGATCCTGCTCGAGCAGAACTACCGTTCGACCCAGAACATCCTCGACGCCGCGAACGCCGTCATCGCCAACAACTTCGACCGCCAGGCCAAGAACCTCTTTACGACGGTCGGAACGGGTGACAAGATCGTCGGCTTCACCGGGTACACCGGCCACGACGAGGCGCAGTTCGTGGCCGACGAGATCACCGCCCTGCACGAGTCGGGCACGGCCTACAAAGACGTGGCCGTCTTCTATCGCACCAACTCGCAGACGCGAGCCCTGGAAGAGATCTTCATCCGGTCGGCGATCCCCTACCGGGTGCTGGGCGGCACCAAGTTCTACGAGCGGGCAGAGATCAAGGATGCGATGGCGTATCTCATCGCCGTCGCGAACCCGGCCGACCCGATGGCTCTCCGCCGCATCATGAACACTCCCAAGCGCGGCATCGGGCCCGCGACCGAGACGGCGCTGCAGCGCTGGGCCGACCAGAACGAGACGACCTTGCGCGACGCCATGCGCCACGCGTCCGAGCTGGGACTCGGGCCGAAGGTCACGGGCGCCATCACGGGCCTTGCGAAGCTCCTCGACGACGTGTCGGCGACCGCGGCGACCGACCCGGTGCACGACATCCTCGCCGCGTTGATCGAGGGCAGCGGTCTCGTGACCGCTCTGCGGGCCTCGCGCGACCCGCAGGACGAGGCGCGGGCCGAGAACATCGACGAGCTGGTTGCCGTCACGCGCGAGTTCCAGAAGAACAACCCTGACGGCGTCCTGCTCGACTTCCTCACCGAGGTCACTCTCGTCGCCGCTGCCGACGATCTCGACGACACGAGCGGCACGGTGTCGCTGATGACCCTGCACACCGCGAAGGGCCTCGAATACGACGCCGTCTTCCTGACCGGGGTCGAAGAAGACCTGCTGCCGCACCGCATGTCGGCCTCCGAGCCGGGCGGCCCGTCCGAAGAGCGACGGCTGTTCTACGTCGGCATCACGCGGGCCAAGAAGAGGCTCTTCCTGTCGCTCGCGATGACGAGGGCCCAGTTCGGCGAGGTGAACGTCGCCATGCCGTCGCGCTACCTGCAAGAGATCCCTGCCGAGCTGATCGACTGGAAGCAGTCTCCTGGCATGGCGAACAGCCGCGGTGGCACCCAGCCCCGGGCCCTCAATGCGCGCCGAGACGGCGGCATCGGGGGCGACTCCGGTGGGTTCGGAGGTCGCCCCCGCGCCGCCTCCGGCTACGGGTCGGGCAGCTACGACCGCGCCACCGCTGCGTCGAAGACCAAGCCGAAGACCGAGTGGGCGAATCGAGTCACCGGCACCGTTCGTGACAATGGCGATCTCGAGCTCGACGCGGGCGACCGCATCTCGCATGTCGACTTCGGCGAGGGGCGTGTGGTCGCGGTGACCGGTGTCGGGCCGCGACGGATCGCCGAGGTGCAGTTCGACACGGCCGGGCGCAAGAAGCTGCTCATCAAGGTTGCTCCGATCGAGAAGATCTGA
- a CDS encoding thioester domain-containing protein, with amino-acid sequence MNLHHSFPHPPSPPAGTGARPSPSFFSVEPQDPVPRRLPRGRLGIAVVLLLAAAITLVFPSSASALTSTGHGVGHLWAGDNVSWLGSYRLDDGRLAFCLEAGKSSPVGNDYDLTTGSTALGLSKTDIAKLAYIARHWSPTRDSNTAAAAQLAVWSITGLNGHTQSYYAGRANDQRAVVLARANEMLSEAAARATVSAKASVTISLDSTGAGTVRADVTSTLAAGASRPCPPEQSSGRSPWPGRLSTGAAPPLS; translated from the coding sequence CCCTCTCCGTCCTTCTTCAGCGTCGAGCCACAGGATCCCGTGCCTCGCCGGTTGCCGCGAGGGCGCCTCGGCATCGCCGTGGTCCTGTTGCTCGCCGCCGCAATCACGCTCGTCTTCCCCTCCTCCGCATCGGCCCTCACCTCGACCGGGCACGGGGTCGGGCACCTGTGGGCGGGCGACAACGTGTCATGGCTCGGGTCGTACCGGCTGGACGACGGCCGACTGGCCTTCTGTCTCGAGGCGGGTAAGTCGTCGCCCGTCGGCAACGACTACGACCTCACGACCGGCTCCACGGCGCTCGGGCTCTCGAAGACGGACATCGCCAAGCTCGCCTACATCGCCAGGCACTGGTCGCCCACTCGCGATTCGAACACCGCTGCCGCGGCGCAGCTCGCCGTCTGGTCGATCACGGGTCTGAACGGCCACACGCAGAGCTACTACGCGGGCCGCGCCAACGACCAGCGTGCGGTCGTTCTCGCCCGGGCCAACGAGATGCTCTCCGAGGCGGCCGCTCGCGCGACCGTATCGGCGAAGGCCTCCGTCACGATCTCGCTCGATTCGACGGGCGCAGGCACCGTTCGCGCCGATGTGACCTCGACCCTCGCAGCCGGGGCCAGTCGTCCGTGCCCGCCGGAACAGTCGTCGGGTCGGTCGCCCTGGCCGGGGCGGCTTTCGACGGGGGCGGCCCCGCCGCTGTCGTGA